In Nocardioides nitrophenolicus, the genomic window CGGGGGCGAGGTCGAGCGCCATGCTCCGGGTGAGCTGGACGACGGCGGCCTTGCTCGCCGGGTAGGTCCACCGGCCGGGCTGGGCGACCTTCGAGGACACCGAGCCGAAGTTGACCACGGCGGCGTGCGGGCTGGCGCGCAGCCAGGGAAGTGCCGCCTGGACCAGGGCGACCATCGACACGACGTTGACGTCGAGCGCGCTCAGCCAGTCGCGCCGCGACGTCGTGGGGCCGTCGTCGAGGTAGACGCTGGCCAGGTTGACGACCACGTCGATGCCGCCGCGCTCCGCGACGGTCTCGCGGACCAGCGCGGCGAGCTGGTCGTCGTCGGTGACGTCGGTGTGCCGGAAGGTCACCCGCGGGCCGTCCAGGGCCGCGGCGCCGGCGGCGTCCAGGTCCGCCACGACGACGTGCGCGCCGGCCCTCGCCAACGCGGTGACCACGCCGTGTCCGATCAGTGTCGAGCCGCCGGTCACGATCGCCGTGCGGCCGTCGAGAGCTCTCATGTGTCCTGCCTCCTGAGTCATCGGGCGATGAGGTTGGGAGGGGACGCTAGGGACGCCGCGCGAGCGGCGGCTATCCGTTGCGCGCGGGTCCTGTCCGGTCCGCGCGAGGACTCAGGCCAGGGGCAGCCGGCGCCGCACCTGCGGCGGCAGGTGCGCGTACCCCCGCCCGATCGCGTGGTGCAGCGCCTCGACGGGGAAGGGCCACTCCGCGGCGGCGAGTGCGTCGGCCTCGGGCACCCCGCGGGTGGCGAGCTCGCGGATCGTCTCGGCGACGGCGCGCAGGTCGTCGCACTGGTCCTCGACGAAGCGCCGGTCGACGATGCCGCCGTGTCCGGGGACGACGACGGTCGAGGGCGTGGTCAGGCCGAGGACCAGGTCGAGGGTCTGCGGCCAGTCGAGCGGCCAGGAGTCGGCGCCGAGGGACGGGGGCGCGGACTCCTCGACGAGGTCGCCGGCGAGGAGGACGTCGGCGTCGGGGACCCGGACGACGAGGTCGCCGGCGGTGTGGCCGCGGCCGGGGTGGACCAGCTCGACCTGGCGGTCGCCGAGGTCGATGACGGCGGCGCTGGAGAAGGTGTGGTCGGCCGGCGGCGCGGCCGGGTCGGTGCGGGCGGCGGCCTCCTCGGTCGCGTGGACCGGCGGGTCGTCGTAGCGCTCCTTGAAGGTGGCGTTGCCGAGCACGTGGTCGAAGTGGTCGTGGGTGTTGAC contains:
- a CDS encoding SDR family oxidoreductase, encoding MRALDGRTAIVTGGSTLIGHGVVTALARAGAHVVVADLDAAGAAALDGPRVTFRHTDVTDDDQLAALVRETVAERGGIDVVVNLASVYLDDGPTTSRRDWLSALDVNVVSMVALVQAALPWLRASPHAAVVNFGSVSSKVAQPGRWTYPASKAAVVQLTRSMALDLAPDGVRVNSVSPGWTWSKVMDQLSGGDRARTDAVAAPFHLTGRVADPAEVGEVVAFLVSDAASVVTGADWAVDGGYSALGPEQAVPAIPLLTEGR
- a CDS encoding MBL fold metallo-hydrolase; its protein translation is MPFTEVADRVWVRRVPSYDVNLVAVGGERGLVVVDTLATAAEARASIAAIGDLGAGRVVAVVNTHDHFDHVLGNATFKERYDDPPVHATEEAAARTDPAAPPADHTFSSAAVIDLGDRQVELVHPGRGHTAGDLVVRVPDADVLLAGDLVEESAPPSLGADSWPLDWPQTLDLVLGLTTPSTVVVPGHGGIVDRRFVEDQCDDLRAVAETIRELATRGVPEADALAAAEWPFPVEALHHAIGRGYAHLPPQVRRRLPLA